In Acaryochloris sp. CCMEE 5410, the following proteins share a genomic window:
- a CDS encoding glutaredoxin: MPNQTATQEPVKVYRMSLPEHECPWGLKMINLLNEQGIEFEDHKLTSKEEVETFKAKHNVPTTPQIFFGEERVGGYTDLAERFDVEAESAEYSYAPVIAVFSTAGLITLAASLGVTGLMGVSLSMLASLKLMDIDAFVEGFQKYDLITQRFKPYAKAYPFAELLIGLGFLSGVAPLVTGISSLLIGTSGGISVFKAVYIDKLDLNCACVGGNTRTPLGIISFAENAIMAGMGAFLIFTAAGEGKPEAARSLESLPPTVIQVHDDFKPVV, from the coding sequence ATGCCAAATCAAACTGCAACCCAGGAACCCGTCAAAGTCTACCGAATGTCCCTGCCAGAGCATGAATGTCCCTGGGGGCTCAAAATGATCAACCTACTCAACGAGCAAGGCATTGAGTTTGAAGACCACAAGTTGACCTCTAAAGAGGAAGTTGAGACCTTCAAAGCCAAGCACAACGTTCCCACGACACCTCAGATTTTCTTCGGGGAGGAGCGCGTCGGCGGCTACACCGACTTAGCTGAGCGTTTTGATGTTGAAGCAGAATCAGCCGAGTATTCCTATGCGCCCGTTATTGCCGTTTTTTCAACGGCTGGACTGATCACTCTAGCGGCTTCTTTAGGAGTGACGGGTCTGATGGGCGTTTCGCTCTCCATGCTGGCATCGCTGAAGCTCATGGATATTGATGCTTTCGTTGAAGGGTTCCAGAAGTATGACCTAATTACACAGCGCTTCAAGCCATACGCTAAGGCATACCCTTTTGCAGAACTGCTAATTGGTCTGGGGTTCTTGTCCGGTGTGGCACCACTTGTGACTGGCATCAGCTCGTTACTGATTGGCACCAGCGGCGGTATTTCAGTTTTCAAGGCAGTTTATATTGACAAGCTGGATTTGAATTGTGCTTGTGTTGGCGGCAACACAAGGACTCCACTTGGCATCATCAGTTTTGCTGAAAATGCAATCATGGCTGGGATGGGTGCATTCCTGATTTTCACGGCGGCTGGTGAAGGTAAGCCGGAAGCAGCGCGGTCTCTAGAATCACTACCGCCTACTGTCATTCAGGTACACGACGACTTCAAGCCAGTGGTATAG
- a CDS encoding MFS transporter produces MNKNLLLLLVCIFVLMVGFGITLPVLPYYAERLNSADRVSRETMVVHVSLLTSIYALMQFIFAPLWGKLSDRFGRKPLLLLGLGGSAIAQVLFGITTSLGMLYLVRGIDGLLSSAALPASTAYVSDITTERDRSRGMAWFGTATSLGVVAGPVVGGLSTRRDLHFNVIFRHIEIDSFSLPFLISAVLMLIMFFAAKLWLPESLSSQYVSTSTTQSSIRWQNLGNKLLVLLSLTAIGQLGLAIFEGTFALYAQEQLSYGPVETGLVFMICGLVMAVLQTVSISFFSRWLCVPSQIALGFSLMGVASVLLIIVRTLPYVLSTVGLLAFGVSLIAPNLSALISKRGGQHTGKALGMQNSANSLGQVGGPALGGMLFAWQVGAPYLFAGAILIGVGLTLSMTKKLTI; encoded by the coding sequence GTGAACAAAAACCTATTGCTATTGCTAGTCTGTATATTTGTCCTGATGGTGGGCTTTGGCATCACTTTGCCAGTGCTGCCCTATTATGCCGAGCGTCTTAACTCAGCAGATAGGGTATCCCGAGAAACCATGGTCGTCCACGTCAGTCTCTTGACCAGCATTTATGCCTTGATGCAGTTTATTTTTGCACCGCTATGGGGAAAGTTGTCAGACCGATTTGGGAGAAAACCATTGTTGCTATTGGGACTTGGTGGTTCTGCGATCGCACAAGTGCTATTTGGCATTACGACCTCCTTGGGGATGCTTTACCTTGTGCGGGGAATTGATGGACTCTTGTCTTCAGCCGCTTTACCTGCTTCGACAGCTTATGTGTCTGACATCACCACAGAACGGGATCGTAGTCGTGGGATGGCCTGGTTTGGTACTGCAACCAGTTTAGGTGTTGTTGCTGGACCAGTAGTAGGAGGGTTATCAACCCGTAGAGATCTCCACTTTAATGTCATTTTTAGACATATCGAAATTGATAGTTTTTCGCTACCGTTCTTAATTTCGGCAGTGTTAATGCTAATTATGTTCTTTGCAGCTAAGCTTTGGCTGCCGGAATCCCTATCATCTCAGTATGTTTCTACCTCCACCACTCAATCATCCATCAGATGGCAAAACCTAGGTAATAAATTGCTAGTCCTGTTGAGCCTGACGGCCATTGGGCAGCTAGGATTAGCAATATTTGAAGGAACATTCGCGCTTTATGCCCAAGAACAGTTGAGCTATGGACCGGTAGAAACTGGGCTTGTTTTCATGATTTGCGGGTTAGTCATGGCGGTTTTGCAAACAGTTTCTATCAGCTTTTTTTCAAGGTGGCTTTGTGTACCTAGTCAAATTGCTCTAGGTTTTAGTTTGATGGGAGTTGCTAGTGTCCTGCTGATCATAGTTCGAACATTACCCTATGTCTTAAGCACCGTTGGGTTGTTAGCATTTGGCGTGTCCTTAATCGCTCCCAATCTCTCGGCCTTAATTTCAAAGCGGGGAGGTCAACATACTGGCAAAGCTTTGGGGATGCAAAATTCTGCTAATAGCTTGGGACAGGTAGGTGGTCCAGCCTTGGGAGGAATGCTATTTGCCTGGCAAGTAGGAGCACCTTATTTATTTGCTGGTGCCATTCTAATTGGAGTTGGTTTAACACTTAGTATGACAAAAAAACTGACCATATAA
- a CDS encoding DUF1326 domain-containing protein, whose translation MKSKTDVQWYLKGEWFDICSCKLPCPCTFAQEPTYGDCLFTLVWQIHQGQYGDVRLDNLNVVAIGEVEGNQWVEDLIPSMKLLFYIDKRANDSQRQALEKLFTGQAGGWPHEFSKLFSDIRGISYVPIEVVIAEDLSYWRAEIPGKVVAAVEALTGPTADPNQRVQLFNPPGSETGPGQIATWGIVKESSASGFDYSHPFEGQSSKHIPFDWKVPS comes from the coding sequence GTGAAATCAAAAACTGATGTTCAGTGGTATTTGAAGGGCGAGTGGTTTGACATATGTAGTTGCAAACTACCTTGTCCATGTACATTTGCACAGGAACCAACTTATGGCGATTGCTTGTTTACCCTGGTGTGGCAAATACATCAAGGTCAATATGGCGATGTCAGGCTTGATAATTTAAATGTAGTTGCAATTGGTGAAGTTGAGGGAAATCAGTGGGTAGAGGATCTTATTCCCTCCATGAAATTGTTATTTTACATTGACAAACGGGCTAACGATTCTCAGCGTCAGGCTCTCGAAAAGCTATTTACTGGTCAAGCTGGAGGTTGGCCGCATGAATTTAGCAAACTCTTTAGCGATATTCGCGGGATTTCATATGTACCGATTGAAGTTGTAATTGCTGAAGACCTGAGCTACTGGCGGGCTGAGATTCCAGGCAAAGTAGTTGCAGCGGTCGAAGCTCTTACTGGTCCGACAGCAGACCCAAATCAACGGGTGCAGTTATTTAATCCCCCTGGTTCGGAAACAGGACCAGGACAAATTGCAACCTGGGGTATTGTCAAGGAAAGTTCAGCTTCTGGTTTTGATTATTCCCATCCTTTTGAAGGGCAGTCGAGCAAACATATTCCCTTTGATTGGAAAGTGCCGTCATAG
- a CDS encoding ISKra4-like element ISAcas3 family transposase produces MTIDPITSLCLEPEQWQRYHQRLNDSSSLSAMVWAALALGLWLARNLVEQALEHRAQAHTQWPDCPGCGRRLRSKGFRSRQMLTCLGMIHWRRRVGRCPGHCHGCEVIPLDTALGISAHQRTSVELERLGCLLSLFVPFELAAELLGQISGHSLCSSTLWNWVQQRGQQAKTRLEAQVQALRLGEAVIPEEMEAFICQMLMVIGADGVMVPMRPSGGQPKGKIVWQEVKVAVVARLGEHWTRTGNRVKRLYQRRLVARLGTIDEFAPWLQMEALRQGLLSAPKVVWISDGGKGFWRLYHQYFARYGQGILDFYHAAGQLWRAAAAWLDGRTADARWCFERWRHLLRHGGEQRLLTELTQLINRDDLSDPALETLMQVQRYLQCHRQHIRYQRCDKQDFPLGSGLVESACKWLIQQRFKGVGMRWSEDGLNHLLHLRLNWVNHRFDELFPEEALRPNLYSPN; encoded by the coding sequence TTGACTATAGATCCCATCACCTCCCTTTGCCTAGAGCCTGAACAGTGGCAACGCTATCACCAACGCCTCAATGACTCCTCTAGCCTGAGTGCCATGGTTTGGGCAGCTCTGGCCCTAGGTTTGTGGCTTGCCCGCAATCTTGTTGAACAAGCACTAGAGCACCGCGCCCAAGCCCACACTCAATGGCCTGATTGCCCCGGATGTGGCCGACGTCTTCGGTCTAAAGGGTTCAGATCCAGACAGATGCTCACCTGCTTGGGGATGATCCATTGGCGTCGTCGCGTCGGGCGTTGCCCAGGGCATTGTCACGGCTGCGAGGTAATTCCCTTGGATACTGCATTGGGCATCAGCGCCCATCAACGGACTAGTGTTGAGTTAGAGCGGCTCGGGTGTTTACTCAGCTTATTTGTTCCCTTTGAGTTAGCCGCTGAGCTGCTCGGGCAAATCAGTGGGCATTCCCTCTGCTCGTCAACCTTGTGGAACTGGGTGCAACAGCGAGGTCAACAGGCCAAAACGCGACTAGAAGCTCAAGTCCAGGCCCTGAGGTTAGGGGAGGCAGTGATCCCTGAGGAGATGGAGGCATTCATTTGCCAGATGCTGATGGTGATTGGTGCGGATGGGGTGATGGTGCCGATGCGCCCCAGCGGTGGTCAGCCCAAGGGTAAGATTGTGTGGCAGGAGGTCAAGGTGGCTGTGGTGGCCCGTTTAGGTGAGCATTGGACGCGCACAGGCAACCGGGTCAAACGTCTGTATCAACGTCGGCTGGTAGCACGGTTGGGGACGATTGATGAGTTTGCACCGTGGTTGCAGATGGAGGCGCTACGTCAAGGTTTACTGAGCGCTCCCAAAGTAGTGTGGATCAGTGATGGGGGCAAGGGCTTTTGGCGGCTCTATCATCAATACTTTGCCCGATATGGACAGGGCATTCTCGATTTTTACCATGCGGCTGGGCAATTGTGGCGAGCCGCCGCCGCTTGGCTCGACGGTCGCACGGCTGATGCACGATGGTGCTTCGAGCGATGGCGACATTTATTGCGTCATGGCGGGGAACAACGGCTGTTGACTGAGTTGACCCAACTGATCAATCGGGATGATCTCTCAGACCCTGCGCTGGAGACGTTGATGCAAGTGCAGCGCTACCTACAATGCCATCGTCAGCACATTCGCTATCAACGCTGTGACAAGCAAGACTTTCCCCTCGGATCTGGCTTGGTCGAAAGTGCTTGTAAGTGGCTGATTCAGCAACGATTTAAGGGGGTCGGGATGCGATGGAGTGAAGATGGACTCAACCACTTACTTCATCTGAGGCTTAACTGGGTTAATCATAGGTTTGATGAGCTATTTCCTGAGGAAGCGCTCAGACCCAATCTGTACTCCCCCAACTAG
- a CDS encoding heavy metal-responsive transcriptional regulator — translation MVVATRLKIGEVSKQTSTSVGALRYYESLGLLESERGANGYRYYSQEAVQQVLFIKKVQALGFSLEDIHEVLTGHQQGDVPCEFVQSLLQDKIEQLEAQIQKMMAFKSELEQYRDSWSTAQLHPQPGDICPLIQSVSI, via the coding sequence ATGGTTGTTGCAACACGCTTAAAAATTGGTGAGGTCTCCAAGCAAACCAGTACCTCTGTGGGGGCGTTGCGCTATTACGAGAGCCTTGGTTTGCTGGAATCAGAGCGAGGCGCAAACGGCTACCGCTATTACTCACAGGAAGCAGTGCAACAGGTGCTGTTTATTAAGAAAGTACAGGCTTTAGGCTTTTCTCTGGAGGATATCCATGAGGTGCTGACTGGGCATCAGCAGGGAGATGTGCCTTGTGAATTTGTCCAGTCACTGCTGCAGGACAAGATCGAACAACTTGAGGCGCAGATCCAGAAGATGATGGCATTTAAATCAGAGCTGGAACAATATCGAGATAGCTGGTCTACCGCTCAACTGCATCCCCAACCAGGCGATATTTGTCCCCTCATTCAATCGGTATCGATATAG